A DNA window from Halobacterium sp. DL1 contains the following coding sequences:
- a CDS encoding DNA-binding protein has translation MSSNSSSSKVVTVDEQAFEKAGGQTVDEDGFPVVDETPEFRATVDMEVQAKVDSNHPDARVEEGPDHMFGKTLEQEERIEAREAELEHISAQAELSQQEGRAKRTRDIAAKRSAERRVEFQKRAASVNPMADPERGDPRAELTQEQLAAVNKQSMRLAKKLDGWSRAAIGRRLGEAVVGGKDLTSAVVGVFEELQTAPGTVIPIGKLENVNRKEVSIEGRVEVLWDADSPAIAQVGLIADDSGKTKVTSWVASDQPWIEEGERVRIHGAAKNWYNGRVSVALTGWSTVHFPERGRWWEA, from the coding sequence ATGTCAAGTAACAGCTCTAGTAGCAAGGTCGTTACGGTGGATGAACAGGCATTCGAGAAAGCGGGCGGTCAGACGGTCGATGAAGACGGGTTCCCGGTCGTCGACGAGACGCCGGAGTTCCGGGCAACGGTCGACATGGAAGTGCAGGCGAAAGTCGATTCCAACCATCCTGACGCGCGGGTCGAGGAAGGCCCGGATCACATGTTCGGGAAGACCCTCGAACAGGAGGAACGCATCGAGGCGCGGGAGGCCGAGTTGGAGCACATCAGTGCCCAGGCTGAACTCAGTCAGCAGGAGGGACGCGCGAAGCGGACGCGAGATATCGCAGCGAAGCGGAGCGCTGAGCGGCGTGTGGAGTTCCAGAAGCGGGCGGCGAGCGTGAATCCGATGGCTGACCCGGAGCGAGGCGATCCTCGTGCAGAACTCACGCAGGAGCAGTTAGCGGCGGTGAACAAGCAGTCGATGCGGCTGGCGAAGAAACTGGATGGCTGGTCGCGAGCAGCGATTGGTCGGCGGCTGGGTGAAGCCGTCGTCGGTGGGAAAGACCTGACGAGTGCGGTCGTCGGGGTGTTCGAGGAGTTGCAGACGGCACCTGGGACGGTGATTCCCATTGGGAAGCTCGAGAACGTCAATCGCAAAGAGGTGAGCATCGAGGGCCGAGTCGAGGTGCTCTGGGATGCGGACTCGCCGGCCATCGCGCAAGTCGGGCTAATCGCGGACGACAGTGGGAAAACGAAGGTGACGTCATGGGTTGCGAGTGACCAACCCTGGATCGAAGAGGGCGAGCGCGTGCGGATTCACGGAGCGGCGAAGAACTGGTACAATGGGCGCGTCTCCGTGGCTCTAACCGGGTGGAGCACCGTTCACTTCCCCGAGCGCGGTCGGTGGTGGGAAGCGTAG
- a CDS encoding endonuclease, with protein MTGNRDLTCDVCGESFDTKDVLGGHSSSHSRRISEAQLLAEIDRLVDEFGRSPTTTEMDTVGAYSAGTYENRFGSWTEALQSAGYEPVKQHRISEDAILDEISRLATETGTPPTASEMRSKGKFTVTIAQDRFGSWNEALEAAGYDPHKRHRITDEALLEEIHRLVDELGKAPTAQEMNDHGEFSRRPYFNRWEGWQAAIRAAGYEPVGRPSGPDNYNWKEQPAHEWREYGDNWEEQRQKALERDNYTCQTPDCEWTQEAHREEFTRGLHVHHIRPLSAFGDVENEVNFERANRLDNLITVCVEHHHLWERASPLRLDTR; from the coding sequence ATGACGGGTAATCGTGATCTAACCTGCGATGTCTGTGGTGAGTCCTTTGACACCAAGGACGTGCTAGGTGGCCACAGCAGTAGCCATAGTCGTCGAATCTCCGAAGCACAATTATTGGCTGAAATAGATCGTCTAGTAGACGAGTTCGGTCGTTCACCGACGACCACAGAAATGGATACAGTTGGAGCGTATTCAGCTGGGACGTACGAAAACCGGTTTGGCAGCTGGACGGAGGCGCTCCAGTCCGCGGGATATGAGCCGGTAAAGCAACACCGGATTTCCGAGGACGCAATCCTTGACGAAATCAGTCGGCTTGCAACGGAGACCGGTACCCCGCCAACGGCGTCCGAAATGCGCTCGAAGGGGAAATTCACGGTCACAATCGCGCAGGATCGCTTTGGAAGTTGGAACGAGGCGTTGGAGGCAGCTGGATACGACCCTCACAAGCGCCATCGCATTACTGATGAAGCGTTACTCGAAGAGATTCACCGGCTTGTCGACGAGTTAGGGAAGGCCCCCACAGCGCAGGAGATGAATGACCACGGTGAGTTTTCGCGTCGGCCCTATTTTAACCGCTGGGAGGGCTGGCAAGCTGCAATTCGGGCGGCTGGGTACGAGCCGGTTGGTCGCCCATCTGGCCCAGATAACTACAACTGGAAGGAACAGCCAGCCCACGAGTGGCGGGAATACGGGGACAACTGGGAGGAGCAACGACAGAAAGCACTCGAACGCGATAACTACACCTGCCAGACGCCGGATTGTGAGTGGACGCAAGAGGCGCACCGAGAGGAGTTCACGAGAGGGCTTCACGTGCACCACATTCGGCCACTAAGTGCGTTCGGCGATGTCGAGAATGAGGTCAACTTCGAGCGGGCCAACCGTCTGGACAACCTCATTACGGTGTGTGTCGAGCATCATCATCTCTGGGAGCGGGCCTCACCGCTTCGCCTTGATACACGGTGA
- a CDS encoding transposase ISH3 — translation MSKTKQADGEIHEDQLLNFLVNRLDEEVSLSLANNAEITAEDIYEVLVGACADGTSVSTLCASSQNSPAGNTVLYHLRTKFEPERLERVANTLLRKDLDELLPEQVEVCADLHLRPYYGDEDDTDGLYHSVAKRGTTAFHAYATLYARVKNKRYTLAVRRLKDGDTASSVLAEFFGVLDGLDAGVKAVYLDRGFYDSKCLTLLQAHNYAYVIPIIRWGEAIQQELSEGWSRVIQHDLTGKLDGHSWTVDFPVYIDCTYLNGKYDENGVARHGYAADAPFIDSPRDARYHYSKRFGIESSYRLFEQAIATTTTRDPTVRLLYVVVSLLLQNVWRYLHYEYVATPRRGGRRLWWWPYKEFVNMIRRAAWTALAVRRAVPANRPPDDRFHR, via the coding sequence GTGTCTAAAACCAAACAAGCAGACGGTGAGATCCACGAGGACCAGCTTCTTAACTTTCTCGTCAACCGCCTTGACGAGGAAGTTTCGCTCTCGTTAGCCAATAACGCTGAAATCACTGCTGAAGACATCTATGAGGTCCTCGTCGGCGCTTGCGCCGACGGGACCTCTGTCTCTACGCTCTGTGCGTCGAGCCAGAACTCACCCGCTGGGAACACGGTCCTCTACCATCTTCGGACGAAGTTCGAGCCGGAACGGCTCGAACGAGTCGCTAACACGCTCCTGCGAAAGGATCTCGATGAATTGCTCCCCGAACAGGTGGAGGTCTGCGCAGACCTCCACCTGCGGCCCTACTACGGTGACGAAGACGACACAGACGGCCTCTATCACTCGGTAGCGAAGCGTGGAACCACTGCGTTCCACGCCTATGCCACACTCTACGCGCGTGTGAAGAACAAACGCTACACGCTGGCGGTACGCCGTCTCAAAGACGGCGATACCGCAAGTAGTGTCCTCGCTGAGTTCTTCGGTGTCCTCGACGGCCTTGACGCCGGGGTCAAGGCCGTCTACCTTGATCGCGGATTCTACGACAGTAAGTGTCTCACGCTGCTTCAGGCGCACAATTACGCGTACGTGATCCCGATCATCCGGTGGGGTGAGGCGATTCAGCAAGAGCTCTCGGAAGGATGGAGTCGCGTCATTCAGCATGATCTGACGGGGAAACTCGACGGTCACAGCTGGACCGTCGATTTTCCCGTCTACATCGACTGTACGTACCTAAATGGGAAGTATGACGAGAACGGTGTGGCGCGTCACGGCTACGCCGCTGACGCGCCGTTCATCGACTCACCACGGGACGCTCGATACCACTACTCGAAACGCTTCGGTATCGAGTCAAGCTATCGCTTGTTTGAGCAAGCGATAGCGACAACGACAACACGAGATCCAACGGTACGGCTGCTGTACGTGGTGGTGAGTCTCCTCTTACAGAACGTCTGGCGGTACCTTCACTACGAGTATGTGGCGACGCCCCGCCGAGGCGGGCGTCGCCTCTGGTGGTGGCCGTACAAGGAGTTCGTCAATATGATTCGACGAGCTGCGTGGACGGCCCTCGCGGTGCGTCGGGCCGTCCCCGCGAATCGGCCACCTGACGACCGATTCCACCGCTAA
- a CDS encoding LtrC, with protein MATTSDPSASFEETDTRNAEMHSTIENWIDDLVADVDEAKASEEFQEWLDIQSQFHDYSHRNTLLITLQCPQATKIAGYNTWRNEFDRHVQEGEQAIWIWAPIITKQCPECENSQSYHEQSDCEYDETPPDEWSNGLVGFKPTSVFDVSQTEGEPLPELETEATGDAQDLVPVLLGAADNLDVEVRIVDAADWEHGSAKGVCKYRSKRDLHPVVEAKARPNQADLAVTLIHEYAHALLHSDVDDATERSKREVEAEAVAYIVGRYFDLDTSGSAFYLAAWQGDDAEGIQERLGRISSTAQKIIDTVAEG; from the coding sequence ATGGCTACGACCAGTGACCCGTCGGCCTCCTTTGAGGAGACCGACACACGGAACGCCGAGATGCACAGCACCATCGAAAATTGGATAGACGACCTTGTTGCAGACGTCGACGAGGCGAAGGCCAGTGAGGAGTTCCAAGAGTGGCTCGACATCCAAAGTCAGTTCCACGACTACTCCCATCGGAACACGCTCCTGATCACCCTCCAGTGTCCCCAGGCGACAAAAATCGCGGGCTACAACACTTGGCGGAACGAGTTCGACCGGCACGTCCAGGAAGGCGAACAGGCCATCTGGATCTGGGCACCAATTATTACGAAGCAATGCCCGGAGTGTGAGAACTCGCAGAGCTACCACGAGCAAAGCGACTGTGAGTACGACGAGACGCCGCCCGACGAGTGGTCGAACGGACTGGTCGGGTTCAAGCCAACCTCTGTGTTCGACGTCTCCCAGACCGAGGGCGAACCACTACCCGAGCTAGAAACCGAGGCCACGGGGGATGCCCAAGACCTGGTTCCCGTGCTCCTCGGCGCGGCGGACAATCTCGATGTCGAGGTTCGCATCGTCGACGCTGCCGACTGGGAGCACGGCAGCGCGAAGGGTGTCTGCAAATATCGGAGTAAGCGTGATCTTCACCCAGTCGTCGAGGCGAAAGCCCGCCCGAATCAGGCCGATCTCGCCGTGACGCTCATCCACGAGTACGCGCACGCGCTGCTCCATTCCGACGTCGACGACGCGACCGAGCGGTCGAAACGTGAGGTCGAGGCAGAAGCCGTCGCGTACATCGTCGGGCGGTATTTCGACCTGGATACGAGCGGGTCAGCGTTCTATCTTGCCGCGTGGCAGGGCGACGATGCGGAGGGCATTCAGGAACGTCTCGGGCGGATCAGTTCGACCGCACAGAAGATCATCGACACGGTTGCAGAGGGCTGA
- a CDS encoding twitching motility protein PilT: protein MSEPVSRPVVLDATVLSNYASTDSVTWLTTTLDDLWTVPAVRTELEQGREVGYAYLEHALDGLESGRIGIVETAPEQLQQDYPTVQTRLDPGEAEALVAAHTADGTLVTDDGPARALAAEYDIALTGSIGLLVRGVVLKELTVETADEWLTTWIEERNYYAPVDSVTAALPEDFEE from the coding sequence ATGAGCGAGCCGGTTTCGCGGCCTGTTGTCCTCGACGCAACAGTGCTCAGTAACTACGCGAGCACTGATTCCGTCACCTGGCTCACGACGACGCTTGATGACCTCTGGACAGTTCCCGCGGTCCGAACCGAACTGGAGCAGGGCCGTGAGGTCGGCTACGCGTATCTAGAGCACGCCCTCGATGGTCTTGAGTCGGGGCGGATCGGGATTGTGGAGACGGCACCGGAGCAGCTCCAGCAGGACTATCCGACGGTGCAGACCCGTCTCGATCCCGGCGAAGCCGAAGCCCTGGTGGCTGCGCACACGGCTGATGGGACGCTCGTGACGGATGACGGGCCCGCCCGAGCGCTCGCGGCCGAGTACGACATAGCGCTCACCGGGTCGATCGGCTTGCTGGTTCGCGGCGTTGTTCTCAAGGAACTGACCGTCGAGACGGCGGATGAGTGGCTTACGACGTGGATTGAGGAGCGGAATTACTACGCGCCGGTCGACAGCGTGACTGCAGCCCTGCCTGAGGACTTCGAGGAATAG
- a CDS encoding transposase IS4, translating to MKALPKSQILRFTEKAIHLARRAVSRYSSKFSKHRYTLPQHVVLLCLKVRKDTTYRGLLDELIEMPRIRRTLGLAELPTPSTLCKAFNRLDMAVWRVILTLSATLLPTSGVVGVDASGFDRSHASKHYTKRAKLTIQQLKVTLLVDTKVNAILDLHVTTTRKHDSQIAPSLIKRNPEDIDILLGDKGYDDHKIRRLARQYEVRPLIKHREFTPLHKAWNARLDADLYGQRSQSETVNSTLKRKYGAFVRSRHWWKQFRELTIACLSHNIDRSL from the coding sequence ATGAAGGCTCTCCCGAAGTCGCAGATTCTCCGGTTTACTGAGAAGGCGATCCATCTGGCACGCCGAGCGGTTTCTCGATACTCCTCGAAGTTCTCCAAACATCGCTATACACTTCCCCAGCACGTTGTTCTGCTATGTCTCAAAGTTCGAAAAGACACAACCTACCGAGGCCTGCTTGACGAACTAATCGAGATGCCACGCATCCGCCGAACTCTTGGACTAGCCGAACTTCCTACCCCTTCAACACTCTGTAAGGCGTTCAATCGGCTTGATATGGCTGTGTGGCGTGTTATATTGACTCTCTCAGCAACGCTACTTCCGACGAGCGGAGTTGTTGGTGTTGATGCGTCGGGATTCGACCGCAGTCACGCCTCAAAACACTACACGAAACGAGCCAAACTCACGATTCAGCAACTCAAGGTGACGTTGCTGGTCGATACAAAGGTCAACGCGATTCTCGATTTACACGTGACGACGACTCGGAAACACGATAGCCAGATCGCTCCGTCGTTGATCAAGCGCAATCCAGAGGATATTGACATTCTGCTCGGTGACAAGGGCTACGACGACCATAAGATCAGACGGCTTGCCCGTCAATACGAGGTTCGGCCACTAATCAAGCATCGTGAGTTCACACCGCTCCACAAGGCATGGAACGCGCGCTTAGACGCCGATCTCTACGGCCAACGGAGTCAATCTGAGACCGTCAATTCGACACTCAAGCGAAAGTACGGTGCATTCGTCCGCTCACGGCACTGGTGGAAACAGTTCCGTGAACTCACTATCGCCTGTCTCAGTCACAATATTGACCGATCACTCTGA
- a CDS encoding transposase ISH8 — protein MRRLTTLFPSEFLEEHAEELGVVERDRKLQIPAFIWAFVFGFAAGESRTLAGFRRSYNSTADESISPGGFYQRLTPTLAEYLRDLVEHGLDEVAVPDAVDADINRFRDVIIADGTVLRLHEFLSEKYEARHEEQAGAKLHLLHNATDQTIERIDVTDEKTHDSTLFKTGSWLENRLVLFDLAYFKYRRFARIDENGGYFVSRLKQNANPVITAELREWRGRAIPLEGKQLREVLDDLSRTYIDVEVEVEFKRGPYNGTRSLDTKRFRVVGVRNEDADDYHLYVTNLSREEFFPADLAQIYRCRWEVELLFRELKTQYDLDEFDTSNEDVVKILLYAALLSLLVSRELLELVTEQAGDEIVFPPERWAATFRSHAQLILHELGEYLGYSPPPLLERLIEDAQKIHQQRPILQETLATATQPRCES, from the coding sequence CGTCGGCTCACTACACTGTTTCCCTCCGAGTTCCTCGAAGAGCACGCCGAGGAACTCGGCGTGGTCGAACGCGACCGCAAGCTCCAGATTCCCGCTTTCATCTGGGCATTCGTGTTCGGCTTCGCCGCAGGCGAAAGCCGAACACTCGCAGGGTTTCGACGCAGCTACAACTCGACAGCTGACGAGTCGATCTCACCGGGTGGGTTCTATCAGCGGTTGACGCCGACGCTCGCGGAGTACCTCCGCGACCTCGTCGAGCATGGTCTCGACGAGGTCGCTGTTCCCGATGCTGTTGACGCTGATATCAACCGATTCAGGGACGTGATAATCGCCGATGGAACGGTGTTGCGGTTACACGAGTTTCTCTCCGAGAAGTACGAAGCCCGCCACGAGGAGCAGGCTGGAGCGAAGCTCCACCTGCTCCACAATGCTACTGACCAAACGATTGAACGGATCGATGTTACCGACGAGAAAACACACGATAGCACGCTGTTCAAGACAGGGTCGTGGCTTGAGAACCGCCTCGTGTTGTTCGACTTAGCGTACTTCAAGTACCGCCGGTTTGCGCGGATTGACGAGAACGGCGGCTACTTCGTGAGCCGACTCAAACAGAACGCAAATCCGGTGATTACGGCTGAATTACGGGAATGGCGCGGGCGCGCCATTCCCTTAGAGGGCAAGCAGCTCCGAGAGGTTCTCGATGACCTCTCGCGGACGTACATCGATGTGGAGGTCGAAGTCGAGTTCAAGCGTGGGCCGTACAACGGGACGCGGTCGCTAGATACGAAGCGGTTCCGCGTCGTCGGCGTCCGCAACGAGGACGCCGACGACTACCATCTGTACGTGACAAATCTGTCGAGAGAGGAGTTCTTTCCGGCAGACTTAGCGCAGATATACCGGTGTCGGTGGGAAGTTGAGTTGCTGTTCCGTGAGTTGAAGACACAGTACGACCTGGACGAGTTCGACACAAGCAACGAGGACGTAGTGAAGATCTTACTGTACGCAGCGTTGCTGTCACTGCTGGTGAGCCGTGAGCTGTTGGAACTGGTCACTGAGCAGGCTGGCGACGAGATCGTGTTTCCGCCGGAGCGCTGGGCGGCGACCTTCCGGTCGCACGCCCAGCTCATCCTCCACGAACTCGGCGAGTATCTCGGCTACTCGCCACCGCCGCTGTTGGAGCGGCTGATCGAAGACGCACAGAAGATTCACCAGCAACGACCGATATTACAAGAGACGCTCGCTACCGCTACGCAACCGAGGTGTGAGTCTTAG
- a CDS encoding cell division control protein Cdc6, with protein MLDDEGEASVFVNRDLVEPDTIIDEERIVGRDDQLESVVSFLKPTLQGNRPPNMLLYGPAGTGKSLIIGAVTQQIIELCQSKGEHFGVVDINCQPINTLDQAVFELVQTVAKDVGAEVGVPETGVSTKRKYRRLYELINEHYDSVIFILDEIDLLVGRRANDEPAYSKLLYQLSRASNTNEIEGQVSVAALTNDPKFMEDIDGRAESSFNPRDVYFPDYDANQLRQILENRRDAFRSDALTDDVLPLVSAFAAQSHGDARKAIDLFRGAGDLADERGDEKVREEHVRESQEEIDKDRSLKLIEGLTTQKKISLYATASVAHFSNWSGSSVPSPVGFKVYQWITDEIDADQMTRETYVKYVKELSTYGLISTSRKSRGRGGGMYMEFTFTGDPEAMMNRIVDDTRLEAISDQEDLLQSVVNAQLKEFHN; from the coding sequence ATGCTCGACGATGAGGGAGAAGCATCCGTTTTTGTCAATCGAGATCTCGTCGAGCCGGACACGATCATCGATGAAGAGCGAATCGTCGGACGTGATGACCAACTCGAGTCCGTCGTTTCGTTTCTGAAACCGACTCTCCAAGGAAACCGGCCTCCGAATATGCTGCTGTACGGGCCAGCTGGGACGGGAAAATCACTCATTATCGGGGCAGTCACACAGCAGATCATCGAGCTCTGTCAGTCCAAAGGCGAACACTTCGGCGTTGTCGACATCAACTGCCAGCCGATCAATACCCTCGATCAAGCTGTCTTCGAACTCGTCCAAACCGTCGCGAAGGACGTCGGTGCAGAGGTCGGCGTCCCAGAGACGGGAGTGTCGACGAAGCGCAAGTATCGGCGCTTGTATGAGCTGATCAACGAACACTACGACTCAGTCATTTTCATCCTTGACGAGATCGATCTCCTGGTCGGCCGACGAGCGAACGACGAACCCGCCTACTCGAAACTGCTCTATCAGCTATCGCGAGCAAGTAACACGAACGAAATCGAAGGACAAGTATCAGTCGCAGCTCTGACGAATGACCCCAAATTCATGGAGGATATCGACGGTCGTGCCGAGAGTTCATTCAATCCACGGGACGTCTATTTCCCCGATTATGATGCTAATCAGCTCCGCCAAATACTCGAGAACCGTCGTGACGCCTTCCGGTCCGATGCGTTAACTGACGACGTGCTACCGCTCGTTTCAGCATTCGCGGCCCAAAGCCATGGAGACGCACGAAAGGCAATCGACTTATTCCGCGGTGCCGGTGACCTCGCGGATGAACGGGGTGACGAGAAAGTTCGCGAAGAACACGTCCGCGAATCTCAGGAAGAAATCGACAAGGACCGCTCACTGAAGTTAATCGAGGGTCTGACCACCCAGAAGAAGATATCCCTCTACGCGACCGCCTCCGTCGCCCATTTCTCCAATTGGTCCGGGAGTTCCGTCCCGAGTCCGGTCGGCTTCAAAGTCTACCAATGGATTACCGATGAGATCGATGCTGACCAGATGACGCGGGAGACCTATGTCAAGTACGTCAAAGAGCTCTCCACGTATGGTCTCATCTCGACCTCACGGAAGAGTCGAGGCCGTGGTGGCGGAATGTACATGGAGTTCACGTTCACGGGGGATCCCGAAGCCATGATGAATCGGATCGTCGACGACACTCGTTTGGAAGCTATCTCCGATCAGGAGGACCTCCTCCAGTCCGTCGTTAACGCCCAGTTGAAGGAGTTCCACAATTAG
- a CDS encoding transposase: protein MHATIDVRFELSIDDDKTLPLATLAEAVTDQNLEAVLLESLVESLDAASVEALCGEKHAHGNGDQRFQRAGTDTRTAVTTAGEHEFSLHYVEDTAASPDESSYFRPVEDVLDFDGQNRYQQDIAAKSVDLATSLSYRDAANHGDSFVSMPSPTTINRRAKKYGHKLKQFLPDCVAGTDADAVIPDGTKCHSQDDDRSSHSVQATLGEDTAEESRSLLDLSVNADWDETAAELDDIGAVTDDATVVSDADSGIVTAFTDENRDHQLDLVHVGRTLGYTLWDDGVFSLDRRKEIVSEVIDEVFHLKNSVAKHRPAEEFAAIRSRIARTRERLEKTAWQLEQFGSAKAAGYLRRWLPSIVTFAEHAVEGFEVPWTSNPVERLMGEVSKRCKNQWMRWTAEGLEAILQLRLVKYADPEYYHAFLDELLQRSTKTAINCDLSIESTSGKV, encoded by the coding sequence ATGCACGCCACAATCGACGTGCGGTTCGAACTGAGTATCGACGACGACAAAACGCTACCGCTCGCCACGCTTGCCGAGGCCGTCACTGACCAGAACCTCGAAGCAGTCCTTCTCGAATCGCTGGTCGAGAGCCTCGACGCCGCCAGCGTCGAGGCGCTCTGTGGTGAGAAACACGCACATGGCAACGGTGACCAGCGCTTCCAACGCGCCGGCACCGACACCCGCACAGCTGTCACAACTGCCGGAGAACACGAGTTCTCTCTCCACTACGTCGAAGATACAGCCGCTTCCCCAGACGAATCCAGCTACTTCCGGCCCGTCGAAGACGTTCTCGACTTCGACGGGCAGAACCGCTATCAGCAGGACATCGCCGCCAAAAGCGTCGATCTCGCTACCTCGCTCAGCTATCGAGACGCTGCCAATCACGGCGACAGCTTCGTCTCGATGCCGTCGCCGACCACCATCAACCGCCGTGCAAAGAAATACGGCCACAAGCTCAAACAGTTCCTTCCAGACTGTGTCGCTGGCACAGACGCTGACGCCGTCATTCCTGACGGGACAAAGTGCCACAGCCAAGACGACGACCGCTCGTCCCACTCCGTCCAAGCAACGCTCGGCGAAGACACCGCCGAAGAGTCACGCTCCCTGCTGGATCTGTCGGTCAACGCTGACTGGGACGAAACTGCCGCCGAACTCGATGATATCGGCGCAGTCACTGACGACGCGACGGTCGTCAGTGACGCTGATAGCGGCATCGTCACAGCCTTTACCGACGAAAACCGTGACCACCAGCTCGATCTCGTCCACGTCGGCCGAACGCTGGGTTACACCCTCTGGGACGATGGCGTCTTCTCCTTGGACCGTCGGAAGGAGATCGTTTCGGAGGTGATCGACGAGGTGTTCCATCTGAAGAACTCTGTGGCGAAGCATCGTCCAGCGGAGGAGTTCGCGGCGATCCGCTCGCGGATCGCGCGAACGAGAGAGCGATTAGAGAAGACAGCGTGGCAACTGGAGCAGTTCGGGTCAGCAAAGGCTGCAGGGTATCTTCGGCGGTGGCTGCCGTCGATTGTGACGTTCGCCGAGCACGCTGTCGAGGGGTTCGAGGTTCCGTGGACCTCGAACCCCGTCGAACGACTGATGGGCGAGGTCAGCAAGCGGTGCAAGAACCAGTGGATGCGCTGGACAGCAGAGGGATTGGAAGCGATACTCCAACTTCGGTTGGTGAAGTACGCCGACCCCGAGTACTACCATGCGTTCCTCGACGAACTGCTCCAACGTTCGACCAAAACAGCAATCAACTGTGACCTCTCAATTGAGAGTACCAGCGGCAAAGTCTAG
- a CDS encoding daunorubicin ABC transporter ATPase — protein MVAIETHDLTKQYGTVLAVDDLSLSIPEGVVYGVLGPNGAGKTTMMRMLTTLTKPTSGSARVMGDPITDRLALVEHIGYLPEEPPLFDELSGHEQLDYIRGLRDLPLEPTQERIESLVDALDLEDYIDRRIATYSKGTRQKLAFVQILLHGPDVLFLDEPTEGLDPRAARTLRTMIDDLADEGTTIILSSHILPIVEEHADIVGVISNGQLVAEGAPSELQRRAETGKKRSLEDVFLEVTQELPDATQGPEDESGNHDE, from the coding sequence ATGGTTGCAATCGAAACTCACGACCTGACGAAACAATACGGAACTGTCCTCGCCGTCGACGACCTCTCGCTGTCCATTCCGGAAGGTGTCGTCTACGGTGTGCTTGGCCCGAACGGTGCCGGCAAAACGACCATGATGCGGATGTTGACCACGCTCACGAAACCAACCAGTGGTTCCGCGAGGGTGATGGGCGATCCCATCACGGATCGTCTCGCCCTCGTCGAACATATCGGTTACCTTCCCGAAGAACCACCCCTGTTCGATGAACTCTCCGGACACGAGCAGTTGGACTATATCCGCGGCCTGCGTGATCTCCCGCTGGAGCCAACGCAAGAGCGCATTGAGAGCCTCGTCGACGCACTTGACCTCGAGGATTACATCGACCGCCGTATTGCTACATACTCGAAGGGGACCCGTCAGAAACTCGCCTTCGTCCAGATCCTGTTACACGGCCCCGACGTGCTTTTTCTCGATGAACCGACAGAGGGCCTCGATCCACGAGCGGCCCGCACCCTCCGAACCATGATCGACGATCTCGCCGACGAGGGAACAACGATCATCCTGTCGTCACACATCCTGCCGATCGTCGAAGAACACGCTGATATCGTCGGTGTCATCTCGAATGGCCAACTCGTCGCCGAAGGAGCGCCTTCCGAGCTTCAGCGCCGCGCCGAAACCGGAAAAAAACGCTCGCTCGAGGACGTCTTCCTCGAGGTAACGCAGGAACTCCCAGACGCGACGCAGGGGCCCGAAGACGAATCGGGAAACCACGATGAGTGA
- a CDS encoding transposase — protein sequence MQHDQFFELQTFMGMVRCGATQGATRFQYRRGEDYGPHGDTHLRTVKQFDPDELVDGFYETTDRLLSVIASESSFRRPVTAAIDITTIPYYGDVEEMSMVSGTKDRDGRAFKFATLSIIGQNIPLILAVEPVRESSEWDENPSNQIHRTVRRLVRRAKEHVPIETVLCDREFDSIQVFQTLSNLDVNYLIPKRVSSSERDVLEQMEEMIRALMDR from the coding sequence TTGCAACACGACCAATTTTTCGAGTTACAGACATTCATGGGAATGGTTCGGTGCGGAGCCACGCAGGGAGCTACTCGCTTTCAGTACCGGCGTGGCGAGGACTACGGCCCACATGGCGATACCCACCTTCGCACTGTCAAGCAGTTCGATCCTGACGAGCTTGTCGACGGCTTCTACGAGACAACGGATCGCTTGCTTTCCGTGATTGCTTCTGAATCCTCATTCCGCCGTCCAGTCACTGCGGCGATCGACATCACCACCATTCCCTATTATGGAGATGTCGAGGAGATGTCGATGGTCAGCGGGACGAAAGACAGGGACGGTCGAGCGTTCAAATTTGCGACGCTGTCGATCATCGGGCAGAACATCCCGCTGATTTTGGCTGTCGAGCCGGTTCGAGAGAGCTCTGAGTGGGATGAGAACCCGTCGAATCAGATCCATCGTACTGTGCGACGGCTCGTTCGACGAGCGAAAGAGCATGTTCCAATCGAGACAGTGCTGTGTGATCGAGAGTTTGACTCGATACAAGTGTTCCAGACACTCTCAAACCTCGATGTGAACTACCTCATACCTAAGCGGGTCTCCAGCTCCGAACGGGATGTACTTGAACAAATGGAGGAAATGATCCGGGCGCTGATGGACCGATGA